The genomic window TCCTTTGTCCCAATTACAAGGCCTGCAATCACATCTCCATGTCCACAAATATATTTAGTTGCACTGTGGATGACGACATCACATCCAAGATCAATTGGATTTTGTAAATAGGGGGAACAGAACGTATTGTCTACAACAACCGGAATTCCTTTTTCTTTTCCAATCTCAGCAACCATTTGTAAATCTACAAGCTTCATTGTTGGATTAATGGGTGTTTCCACATAAATACATACCGTTTCTGGAAGAATAGCTTCAAGCAGCTTCTCCCTTGTATCCATTGCAGAAAAGTCGTGACTGATTTTGTATTTATTTTTCATCATCTGAAGCAGTCCAAATGTGCAGCCATACACACCTTGGGAGCATAAAATATGATCACCTGTTTTGGTCAATGCAAACAGAACAGCTGAAACAGCAGCCATTCCAGAACCAAATGCAAGGGCAGCTTCGCCATTTTCTAATGCAGCTATTCTTTCTTCAAGCATTTTTACTGTCGGGTTCCCAAGTCTTGAATAGACAAAGCCTTCTTCTTTTCCAGCAAAGCGCCTTTCCCCTTGCTGGGCTGTTTCAAATGCAAATGTTGATGTTTGGAAAATAGGCGGTGCCAGACTGCCGCAATATTTTTCTGCTTCATATCCTTCATGGATGACCTTTGTTTCAAAACTCACATCTTTTTTCTCTTTCATCAAAATCTCCCCTCTTCAGTGAATGCTCTCATCATAAAATAAAAAAAGTTCTCTTTACAGGATATGCATAATATGAAGGTTTTGAATGCTTATTTAATTAGGAAAAAAAGACCTCGCCATTAGTATGGCGAAGTCTTTTCAATAACAATATCACTTTCTTGAACAATGACTTTATTTTTTCCTGTTTGCTTAGCAACATATAACGCTTTATCAGCACGTTTAAATAATGAAGGATACGTATCCTCTTGTCCCCTGCTCCAATGTGATACTCCACATGAAATGGTCACCTTAGGGTTGGAACATTCATACACTCTTGCAACAAGCCTTTCAGCTATTACCACACCTGCAATTAAAGATACTCCTGGCAAATAAATAGCAAGTTCTTCCCCGCCCCATCTTGCACCTATATCAGTTCCCCTAATATTGGCATTTATCAGTCCTGCTACTTGAATGATAACCTCATCTCCAACCTGATGGCCATATGTATCATTGATGGTCTTAAAATTATCAATATCAATCATAATAAACGTTCCTTCATGATCCTCGTTCATTGATTGATATATTTTTTCATCAAGGTAATTTCGGG from Bacillus sp. DTU_2020_1000418_1_SI_GHA_SEK_038 includes these protein-coding regions:
- the megL gene encoding methionine gamma-lyase; the protein is MKEKKDVSFETKVIHEGYEAEKYCGSLAPPIFQTSTFAFETAQQGERRFAGKEEGFVYSRLGNPTVKMLEERIAALENGEAALAFGSGMAAVSAVLFALTKTGDHILCSQGVYGCTFGLLQMMKNKYKISHDFSAMDTREKLLEAILPETVCIYVETPINPTMKLVDLQMVAEIGKEKGIPVVVDNTFCSPYLQNPIDLGCDVVIHSATKYICGHGDVIAGLVIGTKEFIGEVALTTQKDIGGIISPFDAWLLLRGLKSLAVRMDRHCDNTEKLADFLFSHPKINKVYFPGHKHNSEFEIAKKQMRRPGGMISFTLKGEKETAQDFMNALKLIKIAVSLGDSETLIQHPATMTHAVVPKESREKMGIDDTLLRLSVGLESWQDIRDDLELALEKVV